In Anopheles gambiae chromosome 2, idAnoGambNW_F1_1, whole genome shotgun sequence, a single window of DNA contains:
- the LOC133391921 gene encoding bifunctional 3'-5' exonuclease/ATP-dependent helicase WRN-like codes for MSFAKDKPNDSDEPGPEHLKTLSASFGHTSFRPMQWRIIHSIIVQRRDNCAIMTTGYGKSLTYQFPSVFLDRLTFVVSPLISLMQDQVMALNLCNIPACLLGSAQKESRLADIKAGLLRVVYLTPEYIATDAGESLLRAVQDQLVLFAIDEAHCLSKWGHDFRPAYRNLGVIRKLCPKVPILAVTATATQKVRDDIVASLGLVRPQVLCTGFDRPNLEFIVRPKSPLGPMHDIQPLVAENRDGSTIVYCLTRKQTDDIVGLLQAKRIDCAPYHGGMSLNRRKEVLESFVTDRVRVIVATIAFGMGIDKPDVRLVIHYGASKDLESYYQEAGRAGRDGQPARCIIYWSASDFKTHEFLRSEIPSSVKATQEELGRRMAEYVELRDCRRRFILNYFEGVMPAEAHKAEQGQASAPRLRCCDNCTRGGLAKDCERYEGIDADGCYNFAPDAELFLKAIGAFYGAVSMAMPIMLLRGSKNKKLPERFHTNALHGKGKHRDEDWWKGLGTLLEREGYLSKTKITNQFNKFAQGVHYQLAPAGRRWLADGGKDRKLLLKPTTTMFRSLTVIKPAALYETAQLPAARPPATQQDLRQELVKSLLKKRAELATTYECMPYMIASNAALHAMATRQPLNLQEMKDIQLDGFSDAKLQKFGREFLVCIQQQRNLLPGASSSTTQHQPNQPTVEGLSATKATSYSLWKTEGKSIAEIAAIRSLKEATIIEHILDAVRAGLPVEERDVSRLGVREDVYAAIAMHLPADLGQSITLTSIKERCPPEITFNQVKVVLTWERWRRLQAKKTPPASQPKPVLAEKKVTKEVDEEEENAFNASLQDMIDDDDEDLFPTDVDASGVPQKSSTEQPHQNNTSPCMDDMFNDDDDDMLDFAELDRLEASMVGQEEDIPSSSSPTITTTTSNVPSDAVQTTASQHSTEANDSNRQEIPRNAPPRERTVNLKRIMYEDDDEDDKPSSSEKKMAADDAAKAASRTRTVNLKRIMYEDDEDDDDDSGKEDKDCNRQHFFQLPKRMA; via the coding sequence ATGTCCTTCGCCAAGGACAAACCCAACGACAGCGATGAACCAGGCCCGGAGCATCTAAAAACCCTGTCCGCCAGCTTCGGCCACACATCGTTCCGGCCGATGCAGTGGCGCATCATCCACTCCATCATCGTGCAGCGGCGGGACAACTGTGCGATCATGACGACCGGTTACGGCAAATCGCTCACCTACCAGTTCCCGTCCGTCTTTCTCGACCGGCTGACCTTCGTCGTATCGCCCCTGATCAGCTTGATGCAGGATCAAGTGATGGCGCTGAACCTGTGCAACATACCCGCCTGTCTGCTCGGCTCGGCCCAGAAAGAATCGCGCCTGGCGGACATCAAAGCAGGCCTGCTGCGCGTCGTTTACCTTACGCCCGAGTACATTGCAACCGACGCTGGCGAGTCGCTGCTCCGAGCGGTGCAGGATCAGCTCGTCCTGTTCGCGATCGATGAAGCGCACTGCTTAAGCAAATGGGGCCACGATTTCCGGCCCGCCTACCGCAATCTGGGCGTGATACGGAAGCTCTGCCCCAAGGTGCCCATACTGGCGGTTACTGCGACGGCAACGCAAAAGGTGCGGGACGATATCGTTGCCTCGCTCGGGCTGGTACGGCCCCAGGTGCTCTGCACCGGGTTCGATCGGCCGAACCTGGAGTTTATCGTGCGGCCGAAATCACCGCTCGGCCCGATGCACGACATACAGCCACTGGTGGCGGAAAATCGGGACGGAAGCACCATCGTCTACTGTCTGACGCGCAAGCAAACGGACGACATTGTGGGGCTGCTGCAGGCCAAGCGCATCGACTGTGCGCCGTACCACGGCGGCATGTCGCTCAACCGGCGGAAGGAGGTGCTGGAAAGCTTCGTGACCGATCGGGTGCGCGTGATCGTGGCAACGATCGCGTTCGGCATGGGCATCGATAAGCCGGACGTGCGGCTCGTCATACACTACGGCGCGTCGAAGGACCTGGAAAGCTACTACCAGGAGGCGGGCCGGGCGGGCCGAGACGGCCAGCCGGCCCGCTGCATCATATACTGGAGCGCGAGCGATTTCAAAACGCACGAATTTCTGCGATCGGAAATCCCCAGCTCGGTGAAGGCAACGCAGGAAGAGCTCGGCCGCCGGATGGCCGAGTACGTGGAGCTGCGCGACTGTCGGCGGCGGTTCATACTGAACTACTTCGAGGGCGTCATGCCGGCCGAGGCGCACAAAGCGGAGCAGGGGCAAGCGTCCGCACCGAGGCTCCGCTGCTGCGACAACTGTACGCGCGGCGGTTTGGCGAAGGATTGCGAGCGGTACGAGGGGATCGATGCGGACGGCTGCTACAACTTTGCGCCCGACGCGGAACTGTTCCTGAAGGCGATCGGGGCGTTTTATGGCGCGGTCAGCATGGCAATGCCCATCATGTTGCTGCGCGGTTCGAAGAACAAAAAGCTGCCCGAACGGTTCCACACGAACGCCCTGCACGGGAAGGGCAAACATCGGGACGAGGACTGGTGGAAGGGGCTCGGCACGCTGCTCGAGCGGGAAGGCTACCTGAGCAAGACGAAGATCACAAACCAGTTCAACAAATTTGCACAGGGAGTGCACTACCAGCTTGCACCTGCCGGGCGCCGCTGGCTTGCGGACGGTGGCAAAGATCGCAAGCTGCTACtcaaacccaccaccaccatgttCCGTTCGCTGACCGTCATTAAGCCCGCCGCACTGTACGAGACGGCGCAGCTGCCGGCAGCCCGGCCGCCCGCAACACAGCAAGATCTGCGCCAAGAACTTGTCAAGTCGTTGCTGAAGAAGCGGGCCGAGCTGGCGACGACCTACGAGTGTATGCCGTACATGATCGCGTCGAACGCGGCCCTGCACGCGATGGCCACCCGGCAGCCGCTCAACCTGCAGGAGATGAAGGACATCCAGCTGGACGGGTTTTCCGACGCGAAGCTGCAAAAGTTTGGGCGCGAGTTTCTGGTGTGcatacagcagcagcgcaatcTGCTGCCCGGTGCCAGCAGCTCAACGACGCAGCACCAGCCCAACCAACCCACGGTTGAGGGGCTGTCCGCAACGAAAGCCACGAGCTATAGTTTGTGGAAAACGGAGGGCAAATCGATTGCCGAGATTGCCGCTATAAGAAGCCTCAAGGAGGCGACCATCATCGAGCACATACTGGACGCGGTACGGGCGGGGCTGCCCGTTGAGGAGCGCGATGTGAGCCGGCTGGGTGTGCGGGAGGATGTGTACGCAGCGATTGCGATGCATCTGCCCGCCGATCTCGGTCAATCGATTACGCTCACCTCTATTAAGGAACGCTGTCCACCGGAGATTACGTTCAATCAGGTAAAGGTTGTGCTGACCTGGGAGCGATGGCGACGGCTGCAGGCGAAGAAAACACCGCCAGCTTCTCAACCGAAGCCGGTGTTGGCCGAAAAGAAGGTGACGAAAGAGGtcgacgaagaagaagagaacgCTTTTAACGCTTCACTACAGGACAtgatcgacgacgacgatgaggatCTGTTCCCAACGGACGTGGACGCTAGTGGTGTCCCACAGAAAAGTTCCACCGAACAACCGCACCAGAACAACACATCACCGTGCATGGACGATATGTtcaacgatgacgacgatgatatGCTTGATTTTGCCGAGCTCGATCGGCTCGAAGCATCGATGGTAGGGCAGGAGGAGGACAttccatcgtcatcgtcgccTACAATCACTACTACTACCAGTAATGTGCCATCGGATGCAGTACAAACGACGGCAAGCCAGCATTCCACGGAAGCGAACGATAGTAATAGGCAGGAAATCCCGCGGAACGCACCACCCCGGGAGCGCACCGTAAATCTGAAGCGCATTATGTacgaggacgacgatgaaGACGACAAACCATCATCGTCGGAGAAAAAGATGGCCGCGGACGACGCGGCGAAAGCAGCTTCCCGCACACGTACAGTTAATTTAAAGCGCATCATGTATGaggacgacgaagacgacgatgatgatagcGGTAAGGAGGATAAGGATTGCAACCGCCAGCACTTCTTCCAGCTGCCCAAACGAATGGCCTGA